In Chitinibacter sp. SCUT-21, a single genomic region encodes these proteins:
- a CDS encoding Smr/MutS family endonuclease translates to MDKKSLSMLKQFRKGLTETSKLKKTLKPSARQISEHDLFLQAMHGVTPLLKATREATHVLDPISPWPRKQIMQHIETHENMSDFWPWDELGPGEQLMFMKPGLRLDVLKKLKKGQWSIDDQLDLHGETVDSARHKVVHFLAQAIEQQYRCVRIIHGKGLSSKEGVPILKLKLKNWLAQREEVLAFTQANPTQGCSGAVLVLLKSRKKHL, encoded by the coding sequence ATGGATAAAAAATCGCTCAGCATGTTGAAACAGTTTCGCAAGGGCCTGACTGAAACGTCAAAACTCAAAAAAACCTTGAAGCCGTCGGCAAGGCAAATTAGTGAGCACGATTTGTTTTTACAAGCGATGCACGGTGTTACGCCCCTATTGAAAGCTACGCGAGAGGCAACTCACGTCCTAGATCCTATTAGCCCGTGGCCACGCAAACAAATTATGCAGCACATCGAGACGCATGAAAACATGAGTGATTTTTGGCCCTGGGATGAACTGGGGCCGGGAGAACAATTAATGTTCATGAAGCCTGGCTTACGCTTGGATGTATTAAAGAAACTCAAAAAAGGTCAATGGTCAATCGATGACCAATTAGATTTGCATGGAGAAACAGTCGATTCTGCACGACATAAAGTGGTTCATTTTTTAGCGCAAGCAATTGAGCAACAATATCGCTGTGTGCGCATCATCCACGGCAAAGGACTGAGTTCGAAAGAGGGTGTGCCAATCTTAAAACTAAAGCTAAAAAACTGGCTGGCACAACGCGAGGAAGTGCTTGCTTTTACACAAGCCAATCCGACGCAGGGTTGTTCTGGCGCGGTACTAGTATTACT
- a CDS encoding RNA-binding S4 domain-containing protein, with protein MAEKVRLDKWLWAARFFKTRSIAIAAIDAGHINLNGERVKPARGVTVGDSLRIHAPHGNFEVEVLGLSEQRRSAELARSLYSETERSAEKRKLDQFAKALEPQFDHPHVRGRPTKKWRRKLDALDVHNPNNS; from the coding sequence TTGGCTGAAAAAGTACGTCTAGATAAATGGCTGTGGGCGGCTCGATTTTTTAAAACACGCTCTATTGCCATCGCAGCTATTGATGCGGGCCATATTAACCTGAATGGCGAGCGTGTTAAACCCGCACGCGGGGTAACCGTGGGGGATAGTCTAAGAATCCATGCCCCACACGGCAATTTTGAAGTAGAAGTTCTTGGGTTGAGCGAACAGCGCCGATCTGCAGAGCTTGCTCGCAGCCTCTATAGTGAAACAGAAAGAAGTGCTGAAAAACGCAAGCTAGATCAATTTGCAAAAGCACTTGAACCACAATTTGATCATCCGCATGTCCGCGGTCGACCAACAAAAAAATGGCGAAGAAAATTAGATGCGCTAGACGTTCACAATCCGAACAATAGCTAA